A single window of Engraulis encrasicolus isolate BLACKSEA-1 chromosome 20, IST_EnEncr_1.0, whole genome shotgun sequence DNA harbors:
- the ube2ql1 gene encoding ubiquitin-conjugating enzyme E2Q-like protein 1, whose translation MATLLRKIGLIRLHDRDTEDPKHHQGSLKGTKGNQKNNTKHCNNNTSNETNNILSTPEIKAKKFDHSVKDKPLPGSTKDKQGGKDTKEKQQSSKSSSSSIPPLAPHRQHCTQVRTRRLMKELQEIRRLGDNFITVELLDDNLFEWNVKLHQVDKDSALWQDMKETNTEFILLNVTFPDNFPFSPPFMRVLTPRLENGYVLDGGAICMELLTPRGWSSAYTVEAVMRQFAASLVKGQGRICRKAGKSKKAFSRKEAEATFKSLVKTHEKYGWVSPPVSDG comes from the exons ATGGCAACCCTTCTGCGTAAAATTGGACTTATTCGTCTGCACGACCGAGACACGGAGGACCCGAAGCATCACCAGGGTTCGTTGAAAGGGACTAAAGGGAACCAGAAGAACAACACCAAGCACTGTAACAACAACACCAGCAATGAAACGAACAACATCCTTAGCACCCCCGAAATTAAAGCGAAGAAATTCGATCACTCCGTTAAGGACAAGCCCTTGCCCGGTTCTACAAAGGACAAACAGGGGGGCAAGGACACGAAAGAGAAGCAGCAAAGTAGCAAGTCGAGTAGTAGTTCGATACCCCCGCTGGCGCCCCACAGACAACACTGCACCCAGGTCCGGACGCGGAGGTTGATGAAGGAGCTGCAAGAGATCCGGCGGCTGGGTGACAACTTTATAACCGTGGAGCTGCTGGATGATAACCTCTTTGAGTGGAATGTGAAGCTGCACCAGGTGGACAAGGACTCGGCGCTCTGGCAGGACATGAAGGAGACGAACACTGAGTTCATCCTGCTGAATGTCACTTTCCCCGACAATTTCCCCTTCTCGCCGCCGTTCATGCGAGTGCTCACCCCGCGCTTGGAGAACGGGTACGTCCTCGACGGTGGAGCTATTTGCATGGAGTTGTTAACCCCTCGCGGCTGGTCCAGCGCCTACACGGTGGAGGCCGTTATGAGGCAGTTCGCCGCGAGCCTTGTGAAAGGACAG gGCCGCATCTGCAGGAAAGCCGGAAAGTCCAAGAAGGCCTTCAGCCGCAAGGAGGCGGAGGCCACCTTCAAGAGCCTGGTGAAGACCCATGAGAAGTACGGCTGGGTGTCCCCCCCAGTCTCCGACGGCTGA
- the med10 gene encoding mediator of RNA polymerase II transcription subunit 10: MAEKFDNLEEHLEKFIENIRQLGIIVSDFQPSSQTGLNQKLNFMITGLQDIEKCRTQLHDIHVPLEAFEYIDQGRNPQLYTKECLERALAKNEQVKGKIDTLTKFKSLLISELGKVFPEEMVKYKAIHGDDPPS; the protein is encoded by the exons ATGGCTGAAAAATTTGATAACCTAGAGGAACATCTGGAAAAATTCATCGAAAATATTCGTCAGCTGGGGATCATCGTTAGTGACTTTCAACCAAGCAGTCAAACGGGACTGAATCAGAAGCT GAACTTCATGATCACTGGATTGCAAGACATTGAGAAATGCCGAACACAACTCCATGACATCCACGTGCCCTTAGAAGCGTTTGA ATATATCGACCAGGGACGGAACCCTCAGCTTTACACAAAGGAGTGTTTGGAGAGAGCCCTTGCCAAGAATGAACAGGTCAAAGGGAAGATTGACACATTGACG AAATTTAAAAGTTTGCTTATCTCGGAGCTGGGTAAGGTTTTCCCAGAAGAAATGGTCAAGTACAAGGCGATCCATGGAGACGATCCACCATCATAG